DNA from Campylobacter concisus:
TTATCGCAAACTTCGTATTTTATAAAATAAGAACTTAGATCTTGTCTAAAGCCGCACTCTGTGGTGCTTAGATCCTTGCCGTCATAAATTTTTTGCCTTTGCAAAATCTCTTCAAAAAGGCTTTCATAATGCGGCGCTAGAAAAAATTTCTCGTTAAATTCAGTCTTTTTAAAACAAGCGCCATTTACGCAAATTTTGTCCTTTATATTGATATTTGCGGTATTTACGCCAGAGCTATAAATTTGCAAATTTAGATCATTTTTATAAGTGTGAAAAAATCCAACATCATTTATCTTTATCATCGGGGAAAATAAAGTGACCTGAAAGGCTTGTGAGCTTTGCGGTGTTTTAGTCGCAACACAGCCTGAAAAAATGAGAGCAGATAATAAAACAAGTGAAAATTTCTTCAACGATTTGTCCTTTTATGTAAATTTAAGTTAAAAAGTAATATAATCCCAACTTCATAACCGACCGTGGCCCATTCGTCTAGCGGTTAGGACATCGCCCTTTCACGGCGGTAACACGAGTTCGAGTCTCGTATGGGTCACCACTTCTAAAAGACAAAATCTTATCCACATAAGCTTTAAAATCTAGTTAATCCAAATTTTCAGCTTTTTTAAAGACAAATTCTTAAATTTAATTGTTGTAAAAAAGATCAAATTTCACGTCTAGCAAAATTTAAAAAAGAGGTTTTGTGCGAGTATAAAAGTAAAAAGCAGTTAAATTTAGCCTTTTAATAGGCTTTAAAGTAACTGCAAAATTTACATCTGATGTGGCTTGCCTAGCAAAAATCCCTGCGCATACGAAATTCCAAATTTCTTTATGTACTCTAAAATTTCTTCGTTGCTCACAAACTCAGCCACGATCTTATAGCCTTGTCTTCTAGCAAAGCTCACGATAGTCTCAACCAAAACTCTTGCGTTTTCATCAGTTGGTAGCTTTTTGATGATCGAGCCATCTATCTTGATGTTATCTATATCAAGCTCTAAAATTCGGTAGTAGTTAGAGTAGCCAGAGCCAAAGTCATCGATTGAGATTTTACATCCATATTTTTTAGCTCTTTTTATAAATTCATTTGCCATGGCGTAGTCGCTAAGCTCTTCGCTCTCTAGCATCTCAAAGCAAACTCTACTTGGATCTGGGCAACTCTCTAGCTTTTCATCTAAAATTTCTCTTACACTAGGGTCAGTTAGGTCAGAGCTTGAGAGGTTGATGGAAAATGTATAGTCTGGATATTTTTTCACTAGATCAAAGGCTAGAGCGATCACCTTTTTTGTTATCTGAAGATAGAGTTGCGTTTTCATCGCGATCTCTAAGAACTCGCCTGGGTAGCGGATCTTGCCGTTTTGATCGACTATACGCACCAAAACCTCGTAGTATTTTGCCTCTGTCTCATTTTCTTGCACGTTAAAAATTCCCTGACACTCAACTATCACCTTATCGTTTTCTAGGGCGTACTCGATGAGTTCGGTTATGAGTTGGTTTTTATAGTATCTCATCTCGATCGCGTCGTTTTCGAGATAGTAGTAGATCTCGTTGCCGCTATCACTTGCTTGTTGATTAGCTAGGATTGACTGCATTAGACGATTTGTTTGCGGTGTGTCATTTGATAAAGATACGCCAAGAGTTATCTTGATACCAGGTAGGTTTTCAAATTTACCATCTATCTCGATGTTCATCCTGCTAAAGTTAAAATACTCTTTTATAAAGCCGATATCTCTAACGATGTCATCGCCTTGATACCAGATGTAAAACGCATCATCTTGAAATCTAAACAGCTCAGCATTTATAGAGTAGGTATCAACACAGAGTTTTAGTGTATTTGCCACCGCTTTTAACATAGCGTCAATAACCTTTGTCTGGTAGAAAAATCTTAGCATCTTGTAGTTTTTGATGCTTATGCTGATCACAATTCCATCTTTTTTCGCCTCTATCATCTCAGTTAGGGCAAAGTAGTTGCCAAAACCAGTTAGCTTGTCGATT
Protein-coding regions in this window:
- a CDS encoding bifunctional diguanylate cyclase/phosphodiesterase, whose amino-acid sequence is MNKRQANIILIVLAIVFFFSSAYIYMANRAVTAVSKFNDTILSLILLDNELSFSLENNVLRLNYDDVNKNLKSFDQNLTRLDELNEIIHVFYQEKNAKTLKVINDDFLKKQRLVDRSNYASSSMAAYILSGEFEIASEKKLDALNVIFHAIKSSALISPETLNQTKEQIEKYKDTYKNDTKAILVLNKATYALEFAKNLSAVAQDSVDLKLGETLRKFRDDTLASYSIMIRNIVIMQVLCFISFVLFCALTFYQARVLTKQLKQIKLLKTTVDAGHSSIVFCDNNNKILYVNKTFEAKSGYKLKDVVGKSPKILKSNMHPESFYAEIRNAINKHTSWESDELISRTKSGKLLYEKVRFAPFFFEDKLEGYMAIKLDRTKELSMLKELTQKNEQIKIQSSIDKLTGFGNYFALTEMIEAKKDGIVISISIKNYKMLRFFYQTKVIDAMLKAVANTLKLCVDTYSINAELFRFQDDAFYIWYQGDDIVRDIGFIKEYFNFSRMNIEIDGKFENLPGIKITLGVSLSNDTPQTNRLMQSILANQQASDSGNEIYYYLENDAIEMRYYKNQLITELIEYALENDKVIVECQGIFNVQENETEAKYYEVLVRIVDQNGKIRYPGEFLEIAMKTQLYLQITKKVIALAFDLVKKYPDYTFSINLSSSDLTDPSVREILDEKLESCPDPSRVCFEMLESEELSDYAMANEFIKRAKKYGCKISIDDFGSGYSNYYRILELDIDNIKIDGSIIKKLPTDENARVLVETIVSFARRQGYKIVAEFVSNEEILEYIKKFGISYAQGFLLGKPHQM